The following proteins are encoded in a genomic region of Tigriopus californicus strain San Diego chromosome 6, Tcal_SD_v2.1, whole genome shotgun sequence:
- the LOC131881876 gene encoding treacle protein-like — protein sequence MASVTPTATPSASSGTSSERICQFFLRGRCQRENCEFKHDPARLQSGSGAHPHPATSGPSVKPEGEGAGESAPPREMCREFAAKKTCRFKAGCRFGHDEEKAGEGGGDDKGAGPKRTVSRDWDDESLVRKGGGESDDDESIASGFTEVAPSSSTTAAATPATAAGVAAAAEGPKKKETEVKTAVKSAPPQEMPPPTAIPAPDPPTEEASSPTAPATRRAAAVAAATPDTPTTSTPSTPVVVASKSAPTEPAPKAIRRDAQGFEKFDDYFSDSEKEDTPQKKPVEAAAATEEASLESMDISAEQTPTSVRDKAKATPIRETRATRGKTAAATTETPTTTTAPASAVSVVAEGTVVNDEETIENIGNFLATDASSVTGGESTPADGTDPLVVAKKSTDTNAKELVSLIFGQDEKSPKKKAIPQDDSIYDLEIDGEDFESDRAGPGSIMDNGKSQQVKNGRSSTPMATSTPHARRVAAAGAAGGSDIQSKEMLAKKEGVTKIGNNMYFYSGPKKEVRTGGEDDDEEDEYYEDEDGPILMTRDNGDDEDGNNIDEDDDYSFRHAEFESDQFSPRGGHSKRGGKKYSTGRKQHRTNYVYGARSTASKTRRCGECEGCNRDDCQKCDPCKDKPKFGGHGTKKQACIYRVCMWKNPGGATRLRETGTAVRSRGRPRGSGRGRSDGIPKGTPVTPEVARSMVSKVSGTTPTPTSSTPSGRGRRGRKSISVISPAPGQKPKDEDLPKFDPDKFKPGYTPPVVKKGDEEYVVVVTGVKDTGLCGKYWADMDNLPKRRTRKSLAEEEEKAAAAAGAAAGAVPSAPSSTTSSSSSTTTTAKKADTPAGRKGKRAAEPDETAAAEEPPTKKGPQAKAVPPKAKKSQEKTRADDEESLMSVQVVHNDHEQTQEDERQAQAEMHFGPGAKAAKTAKTASASASVPPPPVQMPPGVVSALGGTTPSDPQQRTVPCVADTSTHKEVVVECFAPYDDHRWVNIGKERDGMAPDAVQYARALRPPYHLLSFLRIKGYSTKGMSCTDKNTMVFVVLEGEITVVLHTTQFNAKKGDSFYIPPKNYYNLINQKAREAELSLIQFQYDGPLPTVSAASQSGTPKGGAAPPPAASS from the exons ATGGCCAGTGTCACGCCTACGGCCACGCCCTCGGCCTCGTCGGGCACTTCGTCGGAGCGGATCTGTCAGTTCTTTTTGCGCGGTCGTTGTCAACGTGAGAATTGCGAGTTCAAACACGACCCGGCGCGGTTACAGAGTGGGAGTGGCGCCCACCCACACCCCGCTACCTCCGGCCCGTCGGTTAAGCCCGAGGGCGAGGGGGCGGGTGAGAGCGCGCCGCCCCGGGAAATGTGTCGCGAGTTTGCGGCCAAAAAGACGTGTCGCTTCAAGGCCGGTTGTCGGTTCGGTCACGATGAAGAGAAAgcgggggaggggggaggggacGATAAAGGGGCCGGGCCCAAGCGAACGGTCAGTCGGGATTGGGACGATGAATCGCTGGTGCGGAAAGGGGGTGGGGAAAGCGATGACGACGAGAGTATCGCCTCGGGATTTACCGAAGTGGCGCCGTCATCCAGTACAACCGCAGCGGCTACGCCGGCAACCGCTGCGGGTGTCGCCGCCGCGGCTGAAgggccaaagaaaaaagagaccgAAGTCAAGACCGCGGTCAAATCAGCCCCGCCGCAG GAAATGCCCCCGCCTACGGCTATTCCCGCACCTGACCCGCCCACCGAGGAAGCCAGCTCGCCAACCGCTCCCGCCACTCGGCGTGCGGCTGCTGTAGCTGCGGCAACCCCGGACACGCCCACTACAAGTACACCTAGCACGCCCGTTGTGGTAGCCAGTAAATCTGCGCCCACCGAACCCGCACCCAAGGCTATCCGCCGGGACGCACAAGGCTTTGAAAAGTTCGACGATTACTTCAG CGATTCCGAGAAGGAAGACACGCCTCAAAAGAAGCCCGTGGAAGCGGCGGCCGCTACCGAAGAAGCCAGTCTCGAGTCCATGGACATTTCTGCCGAACAG ACACCCACCTCTGTGCGGGACAAAGCCAAAGCCACGCCCATTCGTGAAACGCGGGCCACTCGAGGGAAAACCGCCGCTGCCACCACTGAGacccccaccaccaccaccgctcCTGCTTCCGCCGTTTCCGTCGTGGCTGAAGGGACCGTGGTCAATGACGAAGAGACCATCGAGAACATTGGCAACTTTCTGGCCACCGACGCCTCCTCCGTCACCGGCGGTGAAAGCACGCCTGCCGATGGCACGGACCCTCTGGTGGTGGCCAAGAAGAGCACTGACACCAACGCGAAGGAACTGGTCAGCCTCATATTTGGCCAAGACGAGAAGAGCCCCAAGAAGAAGGCCATCCCGCAGGATGACTCCATCTATGACCTGGAAATCGACGGTGAGGATTTCGAGAGCGATCGAGCCGGCCCCGGCTCGATCATGGACAATGGAAAAAGCCAGCAGGTCAAGAACGGCCGGTCCAGCACGCCCATGGCCACATCCACGCCGCACGCCCGTCGAGTGGCGGCGGCGGGAGCGGCGGGTGGCTCTGATATTCAGAGTAAGGAGATGTTGGCCAAGAAGGAAGGCGTGACCAAGATTGGGAACAACATGTACTTCTATTCGGGGCCCAAGAAGGAGGTCCGAACCGGCggcgaggacgacgacgaagaggacgaGTATtacgaggacgaggatgggCCCATCTTGATGACTCGAGACAATGGGGACGACGAGGACGGGAACAACAttgacgaggacgacgatTACAGCTTCAGACACGCC GAGTTTGAGTCGGATCAATTCTCGCCGAGAGGAGGTCACTCCAAACGTGGAGGCAAGAAATACTCAACCGGACGGAAGCAACATCGCACCAATTACGTGTATGGAGCCCGAAGCACGGCCTCCAAAACCAGGAGATGCGGCGAGTGCGAGGGTTGCAATCGTGACGATTGCCAGAAATGCGATCCATGCAAGGACAAGCCCAAATTTGGGG GTCACGGAACCAAGAAACAAGCGTGCATTTACCGCGTGTGCATGTGGAAGAATCCAGGCGGGGCCACTCGCCTCCGCGAAACGGGAACGGCCGTGCGCTCACGCGGTCGACCCCGTGGTTCGGGACGCGGACGCTCGGACGGCATTCCTAAGGGCACGCCGGTCACGCCGGAAGTGGCTCGGAGTATGGTGTCCAAGGTCTCGGGCaccacacccacacccacctCATCCACCCCGAGTGGACGGGGCCGACGCGGGCGTAAATCCATCTCGGTCATCTCACCCGCACCGGGTCAAAAGCCCAAGGACGAGGATCTGCCCAAGTTCGACCCGGACAAGTTCAAGCCCGGGTACACGCCCCCCGTGGTCAAGAAGGGCGACGAGGAGTACGTGGTGGTGGTCACCGGGGTCAAGGACACGGGCTTGTGCGGCAAATATTGGGCCGATATGGACAACTTGCCCAAACGTCGGACCCGTAAAAGTCTGgctgaagaagaggagaaggcAGCCGCAGCGGCGGGGGCGGCGGCCGGCGCAGTGCCGTCAGCCCCGTCATCCACcacgtcctcgtcgtcgtccacCACGACCACAGCCAAGAAAGCTGACACGCCGGCGGGCCGGAAAGGTAAAAGGGCCGCCGAGCCCGACGAGACGGCTGCGGCCGAGGAACCGCCCACCAAAAAGGGTCCCCAGGCCAAGGCCGTGCCTCCCAAAGCCAAGAAATCGCAAGAGAAGACTCGAGCCGATGACGAGGAGTCGCTGATGTCGGTGCAAGTGGTGCACAATGACCATGAACAGACCCAAGAGGATGAGCGACAAGCTCAGGCAGAAATGCATTTCGGTCCAGGGGCCAAGGCCGCCAAGACCGCCAAGACCGCCTCGGCGTCGGCCTCGGTGCCGCCGCCACCGGTTCAAATGCCGCCGGGTGTGGTGTCCGCACTGGGCGGGACCACTCCCTCGGATCCGCAACAACGAACCGTTCCTTGTGTGGCCGACACGTCGACTCATaaggaggtggtggtggagtGCTTTGCCCCTTACGACGACCACAG ATGGGTGAATATAGGGAAAGAACGGGACGGAATGGCCCCGGATGCCGTGCAATACGCCCGTGCTCTGCGGCCTCCGTATCACTTGTTGTCGTTCCTCCGCATTAAAGGCTACTCCACCAAAGGCATGTCTTGCACCGACAAGAACACCATG GTGTTTGTGGTGTTGGAGGGCGAGATCACAGTGGTGCTCCATACCACCCAATTCAACGCCAAGAAGGGCGACTCCTTCTATATCCCACCCAAGAACTACTACAATCTCATCAATCAGAAGGCCCGCGAGGCCGAGCTGTCGCTTATCCAGTTCCAGTACGACGGACCCCTGCCCACCGTGTCAGCCGCCTCTCAGTCCGGCACGCCCAAGGGTGGAGCAGCCCCGCCCCCCGCCGCATCCAGTTAG
- the LOC131881877 gene encoding uncharacterized protein LOC131881877: MVMVHLKCPPDQRQAILDDLVERDGFCDCSLVSGGGRVFPAHRLVLGAISPLCLSLMRDAEARGDIREDHGRVELYLPDFSPQVLEDFLQVIYGLRRDSVGEAGPLLTLMGVHPSAHASTLLHSTKPDFIKDEPSLIPVSQRGQKKQTVARRRSQRSRPAKKTQIQEESDEDWMPELERGAYPLVFANQLLSDEEDNDEKEVQQRINPDPHIEVDGNLKNERNSGLWSMEECRSMLNTVGAQLDMDWSEPIHLTNPRSQLAHIKRDSAYRALVGLRSSSAGLEGKLLAFSDPEDAKEMETQFEDTSMAMKDVAGFSNGDVFFHTSYYTRQSLSTPRSVKELKESLKGKMERLTTEQLHHIMSSEKMLPVMARTEARGLRNLQERTTLRVTICSNITSLEMEEVILVCFPSKSKALHFKQIVVNADRITDCAKIWVDVLLDVWCTSRPSLPRAEFLLDRFQSVTEPMTVYFAAKSVLDSRQVVCSDCGETFPMVTAKKREAWNRHQEMHKLQKFECDCDVSLNTNVEKENHVKLFHCNGKYLKCADCEFIGSEKELSEHRNFNHQTYICDICGTVSMNLKRHNGHLLTHRVSKCDVCGEEFQGPSKLFRHKSNVHGKDFSCEDCGHVFKGRLKWMLHKKRAHEEGARFICDLCGQSFNRKLTMKRHKISVHIKNRPFVCRYGCGADYNDECNLRTHEKRRHGGVFKQGSFLYIYKNI; the protein is encoded by the exons ATGGTGATGGTTCATCTGAAATGTCCGCCTGACCAACGTCAGGCGATTTTGGATGATCTCGTAGAGCGGGATGGGTTTTGTGATTGCTCGTTAGTCTCCGGAGGAGGGCGTGTCTTTCCAGCCCACAGACTGGTCTTGGGAGCCATCTCTCCACTATGTCTCAGTTTGATGAGGGATGCAGAGGCACGGGGTGATATTAGAGAGGATCATGGGCGGGTGGAACTGTATTTACCTGACTTCTCACCTCAAGTTCTTGAGGATTTTCTTCAAGTGATCTATGGCCTTCGTCGAGATTCCGTCGGGGAGGCTGGTCCCTTGCTGACATTAATGGGAGTCCACCCTTCAGCCCATGCATCTACGTTGTTGCACAGCACCAAGCCTGATTTCATCAAGGATGAACCTTCGTTGATCCCAGTGTCTCAAAGAGGCCAAAAGAAGCAGACAGTTGCTCGACGAAGGTCTCAGCGATCCAGACCCGCCAAAAAGACCCAAATCCAGGAAGAAAGTGATGAGGATTGGATGCCTGAGTTGGAACGTGGTGCCTACCCATTGGTCTTTGCCAATCAATTATTGTCTGATGAGGAAGACAATGACGAGAAAGAAGTTCAACAGCGGATTAATCCAGATCCCCACATTGAAGTAGACGGGAATCTCAAAAATGAGCGCAATAGTGGCCTTTGGAGCATGGAGGAGTGCCGTTCCATGCTCAACACAGTTGGTGCGCAACTTGATATGGACTGGTCTGAGCCTATCCATTTGACCAATCCACGCTCACAATTGGCTCATATCAAGCGAGATTCCGCCTACAGAGCCTTGGTAGGCCTGAGATCCTCGTCAGCAGGCCTTGAAGGCAAACTGCTGGCCTTTAGCGACCCGGAAGAtgcaaaggaaatggaaaccCAATTTGAGGACAC CTCAATGGCCATGAAGGACGTGGCCGGCTTCTCAAATGGCGATGTGTTCTTTCACACGTCCTACTACACCCGTCAGAGTCTCAGCACACCCAGGAGCGTGAAAGAACTCAAAGAGTCACTAAAAGGTAAAATGGAGAGGTTGACCACTGAACAACTGCATCATATCATGAGCTCGGAAAAAATGCTTCCCGTCATGGCTCGCACTGAAGCCAGAGGGTTGAGGAATCTCCAAGAGAGGACCACCCTTAGAGTTACCATCTGTTCCAACATCACTAGTCTTGAGATGGAAGAGGTTATTCTGGTGTGCTTCCCAAGTAAATCAAAAGCCCTTCACTTCAAGCAGATTGTAGTCAATGCAGATCGGATCACTGATTGCGCCAAAATCTGGGTGGACGTTCTGCTCGACGTGTGGTGCACGAGTCGCCCTTCACTACCACGAGCAGAATTCCTGCTCGACCGGTTTCAAAGTGTGACGGAACCAATGACGGTCTACTTTGCCGCCAAAAGTGTACTCGATAGTCGGCAAGTGGTGTGCTCAGACTGCGGAGAGACATTTCCCATGGTGACAGCCAAGAAACGGGAGGCCTGGAACCGACACCAAGAGATGCACAAACTGCAGAAGTTCGAGTGCGACTGTGACGTGAGCTTGAACACCAATGTGGAGAAAGAGAACCACGTGAAGCTTTTCCATTGCAATGGCAAGTACCTGAAGTGCGCCGATTGCGAGTTTATTGGGTCAGAGAAGGAGTTGTCAGAGCACCGCAACTTCAACCATCAGACCTACATTTGCGATATTTGTGGAACCGTGAGCATGAACCTCAAGCGCCACAATGGCCATTTGCTCACACACAGGGTTTCCAAATGCGACGTTTGTGGCGAGGAGTTCCAGGGTCCTTCGAAGCTGTTTCGCCACAAGAGCAACGTCCATGGGAAGGACTTTAGTTGTGAGGACTGCGGGCACGTCTTCAAGGGTAGATTGAAGTGGATGTTGCATAAAAAACGAGCGCACGAGGAAGGTGCCAGGTTCATTTGTGATCTGTGCGGTCAGAGCTTCAACCGTAAACTAACGATGAAGCGCCACAAAATCAGTGTTCACATCAAAAACCGACCTTTTGTCTGTCGCTATGGTTGTGGAGCAGATTACAATGACGAATGCAATTTACGGACCCATGAAAAACGCCGCCACGGAGGCGTGTTCAAACAGGGCAGCTTTCTTTACATCTACAAGAATATTTAG
- the LOC131881933 gene encoding cyclin-L1-like (The sequence of the model RefSeq protein was modified relative to this genomic sequence to represent the inferred CDS: added 88 bases not found in genome assembly) produces the protein MVLRMTAPPTTTGPGAPTSTASPAPTPAPVFGRIVLDISNSVLPLSKLNGTPSSLDGLSEDMEFQVRSLGCDLIQLAGKLLRLPQVAMATGCVLFHRFYYAKSLIRLEFDVTAMACLGLACKIEECPRRTRDIISVFTHIRQVRSGKPITPVVLDQNYSALKSNIIRAERRVLKELGFCVHVKHPHKIIVSYLRWLEEQDNLEMLQMSWNFMNDSLRTDVFVRYPPETIAVACIYLSARKLKIPMPKDPTWFDVIGVEEDDIKDCCYRMICLYNKKKPNQDELEAHIASLRHKLDESRRAAREQQSSRASKQDTPNVSSPASRTNSPSRLAATVTTASKLTLTTTTTTSTFSGKASGKSLSSSQTLTVISANVPVVRNAGNGSQSRGSRSRSRSRTPSSRKRKKHRRRSGSTDGLDRKRGGSRRRTPSRTPSLSPSVKSSSRKSKKSHHRDKGRHRSRSPRDSRHYLSSSGVRSANNGSSARDYDYRGKSSKRDHDHRDDYHNNRR, from the exons TGTTCGGCCGGATCGTGTTGGACATATCGAACAGTGTGTTGCCCCTGAGCAAATTGAATGGCACGCCCTCGAGCCTGGACGGCCTCTCGGAAGACATGGAGTTCCAAGTGCGATCCTTGGGCTGCGACCTCATCCAATTGGCCGGAAAACTGCTTCGTCTACCTCAG GTGGCCATGGCGACAGGATGCGTGCTCTTCCATCGATTCTACTACGCCAAATCCCTGATTCGGCTGGAATTTGATGTCACGGCCATGGCGTGTTTAGGACTAGCCTGCAAGATTGAAGAGTGCCCGCGGCGCACTCGCGACATCATCAGTGTATTCACTCATATCCGACAAGTTCGGAGTGGAAA ACCCATCACACCCGTGGTGTTAGATCAAAATTACTCTGCGCTCAAGAGCAACATCATCCGAGCCGAGAGACGTGTTCTGAAGGAATTGGGATTTTGTGTCCATGTCAAACATCCCCACAAG ATTATAGTGTCCTATCTGAGGTGGCTAGAGGAGCAAGACAATCTGGAAATGCTCCAAATGAGCTG GAATTTCATGAATGACAGTCTGCGCACGGATGTGTTTGTGCGATATCCCCCGGAGACGATCGCCGTGGCTTGCATCTATCTGTCGGCGCGAAAGCTCAAGATTCCCATGCCCAAGGATCCCACGTGGTTCGACGTCATCGGAGTCGAGGAAGACGATATCAAGGATTGCTGCTATCGCATGATTTGTCTCTacaacaagaagaag CCCAATCAAGATGAGCTGGAAGCCCACATTGCTTCCTTGCGACACAAGTTAGACGAGAGTCGGCGGGCCGCTCGAGAGCAGCAAAGCAGTCGAGCCAGCAAGCAGGACACGCCTAACGTGTCGAGTCCCGCCTCGAGAACAAACTCGCCCTCTCGGCTGGCTGCAACCGTGACTACGGCTAGCAAATTGACActcacaaccaccaccaccacctcgaCGTTCTCCGGCAAGGCCTCGGGCAAGAGCTTAAGTTCCTCGCAAACCCTCACTGTGATCTCAGCCAACGTGCCCGTTGTTCGCAACGCTGGCAACGGGAGTCAATCTCGTGGGTCGCGCTCCAGAAGTCGAAGTAGGACCCCGTCGTCACGGAAACGTAAAAAGCATCGCCGCCGGTCGGGTTCCACAGATGGGCTTGATCGGAAGAGGGGCGGGTCACGCCGTCGGACGCCCTCTCGAACGCCCAGTTTGTCGCCCAGTGTGAAAAGCTCGAGTCggaagagcaagaagagcCACCATCG GGACAAAGGACGTCACCGATCGAGATCGCCTCGAGATTCTCGCCACTATCTCTCTTCATCGGGAGTTCGCTCCGCCAACAACGGGTCAAGTGCTAGAGACTACGATTATCGAGGAAAATCGAGCAAGCGAGATCACGATCATCGGGACGATTACCATAACAATCGAAGATAA